In the genome of Gloeotrichia echinulata CP02, one region contains:
- a CDS encoding response regulator — protein MSTVLIVEDSIAQREMITDLLKASGLIVTHASDGVEALEAIQSTPPDLVVLDIVMPRMNGYEVCRRLKSDPKTQNVPVVMCSSKGEEFDRYWGMKQGADAYIAKPFQPTELVGTVKQLLRG, from the coding sequence ATGAGTACAGTTCTGATTGTGGAAGACAGTATTGCACAACGGGAGATGATCACAGACCTCCTGAAAGCCAGTGGCTTAATAGTCACCCATGCCAGTGATGGAGTAGAAGCTTTGGAAGCTATTCAAAGCACACCTCCTGATTTAGTCGTTTTAGATATTGTCATGCCCCGAATGAACGGCTACGAAGTTTGCCGACGGTTAAAATCCGATCCGAAAACCCAAAATGTCCCCGTGGTCATGTGTTCTTCCAAGGGCGAAGAATTTGATCGCTACTGGGGGATGAAGCAGGGTGCAGACGCCTACATAGCCAAACCTTTTCAACCAACTGAGTTGGTGGGAACAGTCAAACAACTACTGCGAGGATAA
- a CDS encoding chemotaxis protein CheW, which translates to MVSKPDFLSGSGQDHFRPELQVESPEGELHLRFYIPSHQEFALPATGIREVMELSPDRITPIPNVSPLLLGTLNLRGRVIWVADLGQFLGEATALNTDRAEIPVIAIEEQDTIVGLAVEEIGGMDWLDVQHLMLPTHVPDTMAPFLRGEWLLDANHNQCLRLLDQMAILRSARWAG; encoded by the coding sequence ATGGTCAGCAAACCGGACTTTTTAAGTGGAAGTGGTCAAGACCATTTCCGCCCTGAATTACAAGTAGAAAGTCCTGAAGGTGAGTTACATTTGCGGTTTTATATTCCCTCGCATCAGGAGTTTGCACTACCAGCAACTGGTATTCGGGAGGTAATGGAACTGAGTCCAGATCGAATTACACCGATCCCTAATGTTTCTCCTTTGCTTTTGGGTACTCTAAATTTACGAGGTCGAGTAATTTGGGTGGCTGATTTGGGTCAATTTCTGGGAGAAGCAACCGCGTTAAACACAGATAGAGCAGAGATTCCGGTGATTGCTATCGAAGAGCAAGACACGATAGTGGGCTTGGCGGTAGAAGAAATCGGTGGTATGGACTGGCTTGATGTCCAGCATCTGATGCTACCAACTCATGTGCCGGATACTATGGCTCCCTTTTTGCGCGGAGAGTGGTTATTAGATGCTAATCACAATCAGTGTCTACGACTACTCGATCAAATGGCAATTTTGCGGAGTGCAAGGTGGGCAGGATGA
- a CDS encoding methyl-accepting chemotaxis protein: protein MAASIDEYLEAYQQAYTAYTEQNYELAATLIDEVVQNLPDDSNSHLLRGHIYYVLQEYDIAKIEYETVLVLSEDAGIIEFAKNGIDSINQLQETLDLSNSSVDNGQGDAVDISAAVQVDELELKKWDLSENLEEDSFDFESLSEEEEISEEIDEISLGNPFYIPTDNLEFSPEADSAASFTEDPFSLHEQPSEQDSQSNSWQDQVELELPPFWQEDLSTGTIDESDSVPSIGDDSNSPFAQGNSEIPAELLIGETSPAARSADLELPKNDESDDTLLISKSMGEEIGKNPKNLIYNKDDFQVTSENWLGQTDTDTAEDLPEVTSSFERNYAVEQKAIKSGVAGGIKNFEGDDNFDFEAFESAFGTEDINTDEDTTGILNAETAKSNIEFLDDFDEFDDLGSIPGFDLTEEEPTFAEVAIRVGTLDANGRLPSKGIDLPMSDATNSDREEELFSITGSQEAVPVFTQTDVSKLEPNVSVEQGWLALLENASLENKQWVVAGVVGVVSALMVATVSFAATTFSPAQQRESVRNTGWAMALAAGIAGGVTAGVMGNLTLKQIRRTTKDLQAQFDAVRQGNLNVKATVYSEDELGMLATGFNEMARVIFATTNEAQRKADEQEEAKENLQRQVIRLLDDVEGAARGDLTVQAEVTADVLGAVADAFNLTIQNLRDIVQQVKVAAREVTKGATNSETFARALSSDALRQAEELANTLNSVQVMTDSIQRVAEAAREAETVARDASTIALKGGEAVENTVAGILEIRETVAETTRKVKRLAESSQEISKIVALISQIASRTNLLALNASIEAARAGEAGRGFAIVADEVRQLADKSAKSLKEIEQIVMQIQSETGSVMTAMEEGTQQVIKGTKLAEEAKRSLENIIQVANRIDILVRSITTDTVEQTETSRAVAHVMQTVELTAQETSQEAQRVSGALQNLVGVSRDLIASVERFRVETIESR, encoded by the coding sequence ATGGCAGCAAGTATAGATGAGTACCTCGAAGCTTATCAGCAGGCTTATACAGCCTACACAGAACAGAATTATGAACTAGCAGCCACTTTAATTGACGAGGTGGTGCAAAATTTACCAGATGACTCTAATTCTCATTTGTTAAGGGGTCATATCTACTACGTTTTGCAGGAGTATGATATTGCCAAAATAGAATATGAAACAGTTTTGGTATTGAGTGAAGATGCGGGAATTATAGAGTTTGCCAAAAATGGAATTGATAGTATTAATCAATTGCAAGAAACTTTAGATTTATCGAACTCTTCTGTAGACAATGGTCAAGGAGATGCAGTAGATATATCGGCAGCTGTGCAAGTTGATGAACTAGAATTAAAAAAATGGGATTTGAGTGAGAATTTAGAAGAGGACAGCTTTGATTTTGAATCCTTAAGTGAGGAGGAAGAAATTTCAGAGGAAATAGATGAAATATCATTAGGAAATCCCTTTTATATTCCCACGGACAATCTGGAATTTTCGCCAGAAGCAGATTCTGCAGCATCTTTTACGGAAGACCCTTTTAGCTTGCATGAACAACCAAGTGAGCAAGATTCTCAAAGCAACAGTTGGCAAGACCAAGTAGAATTAGAACTTCCCCCTTTCTGGCAAGAAGATCTATCAACGGGTACTATTGACGAGTCAGATTCAGTTCCCAGTATTGGCGACGATAGCAATTCACCTTTTGCACAAGGTAACTCGGAAATACCGGCTGAGTTGTTGATTGGCGAAACTTCGCCAGCAGCGAGGAGTGCTGATTTGGAATTGCCAAAAAATGACGAGTCTGATGATACTCTATTGATCAGCAAGTCGATGGGAGAAGAAATTGGCAAAAATCCCAAAAACTTGATATATAACAAAGATGATTTTCAAGTTACATCAGAAAATTGGTTGGGACAAACAGACACAGACACCGCAGAAGATTTGCCGGAAGTCACATCATCTTTTGAGCGAAATTACGCGGTAGAACAAAAGGCGATAAAATCGGGTGTCGCCGGCGGCATCAAGAATTTTGAGGGGGATGATAATTTTGATTTTGAGGCATTTGAATCGGCATTTGGGACGGAAGATATTAACACTGATGAAGACACAACTGGTATATTGAATGCAGAAACAGCTAAGAGTAATATCGAGTTTTTAGATGACTTTGATGAATTTGATGATCTAGGCAGTATTCCTGGCTTTGATCTGACAGAAGAAGAGCCAACCTTTGCTGAAGTCGCCATCCGTGTTGGTACCCTGGATGCCAATGGGAGATTGCCAAGTAAAGGCATAGATCTTCCTATGAGTGATGCCACAAATAGCGATCGCGAAGAAGAACTATTTAGTATCACCGGCTCCCAAGAAGCAGTCCCAGTCTTTACCCAAACAGATGTCTCTAAGCTAGAACCTAACGTCAGCGTTGAGCAGGGCTGGTTAGCACTCCTAGAAAATGCCAGCCTAGAAAACAAACAATGGGTAGTAGCCGGGGTTGTGGGCGTGGTTTCGGCGCTGATGGTAGCGACAGTCAGCTTTGCGGCTACGACCTTTTCGCCAGCCCAACAAAGGGAGTCAGTACGCAATACAGGTTGGGCTATGGCCTTAGCTGCTGGGATTGCTGGTGGTGTGACTGCAGGGGTGATGGGAAATCTCACACTCAAGCAAATTCGGCGCACAACCAAGGATCTACAAGCTCAGTTTGATGCTGTACGCCAAGGTAATCTCAATGTTAAAGCCACAGTCTATTCCGAAGATGAATTAGGAATGCTAGCCACCGGCTTTAATGAAATGGCGCGGGTAATTTTCGCGACCACAAATGAAGCCCAACGCAAAGCCGATGAACAAGAAGAAGCCAAAGAAAACCTGCAACGTCAAGTAATTCGCCTCTTAGACGACGTAGAAGGAGCCGCTAGGGGAGATTTAACGGTTCAAGCTGAGGTGACAGCCGACGTACTAGGAGCCGTTGCAGACGCCTTTAACCTGACAATTCAAAATCTGCGGGATATTGTCCAACAGGTAAAAGTCGCAGCTAGAGAAGTGACTAAAGGTGCAACCAACTCAGAAACCTTTGCTAGAGCCTTATCTAGTGATGCGTTGCGACAAGCTGAAGAGTTAGCAAACACCTTGAATTCCGTCCAGGTGATGACAGACTCAATTCAGCGGGTAGCAGAAGCGGCGCGAGAAGCCGAAACTGTAGCCCGTGATGCTAGTACCATCGCCCTCAAAGGTGGGGAAGCTGTGGAAAATACTGTGGCGGGGATTTTAGAAATTCGGGAAACTGTAGCAGAAACCACTCGCAAGGTGAAACGACTGGCAGAATCTTCTCAAGAAATTTCTAAGATTGTGGCTTTGATTTCTCAGATTGCTTCGAGAACCAATTTGTTAGCCCTCAATGCTAGTATTGAGGCAGCAAGGGCAGGAGAAGCCGGACGGGGGTTTGCTATTGTGGCAGATGAAGTGCGACAGCTAGCCGACAAATCTGCCAAATCCTTAAAGGAAATCGAACAAATTGTGATGCAAATTCAGAGCGAAACAGGCTCTGTAATGACCGCAATGGAAGAAGGCACACAACAGGTCATTAAAGGCACAAAATTGGCAGAAGAAGCCAAGCGATCGCTAGAAAATATCATTCAAGTGGCGAATCGTATTGATATCCTTGTGCGTTCAATTACCACGGATACAGTGGAACAGACGGAGACTTCTCGCGCCGTTGCTCACGTCATGCAAACCGTAGAACTGACAGCGCAAGAAACCTCCCAGGAAGCCCAGCGAGTTTCCGGCGCCCTCCAAAACTTGGTGGGTGTATCCCGCGACTTGATAGCTTCCGTGGAACGCTTCCGAGTCGAAACCATCGAATCTCGGTAA